The genomic segment GGCCAAACGTTTACACTTTGAGTACCGGTTTCTCAAGCTCAACCGAGGTGAAATTTTGATTAAGGCTAAGCTCAGGCTTAAAAAAGTAGATGCAAGCGAAGTGGCTGAGCGCATCCAGTTTTTTCAAAAACGCAGGTTTGAAACTCAGCCTTTGGACCAAGCCAATGTCGGCAGCATTTTCAAGAATCCACCCAAAAAATTTGCAGCCCAGCTTATTGAAGAATTGGGTCTAAAAGGTGTCCGCGTCGGTGGGGCACGTATTTCTGAAAAGCATTCCAATTGGATTATCAACGAAGGAGGCGCTACCGCCCAAGATGTCTTGGCCTTAATAGGTTTGGTAAAAGATAAGGTAAAGGAAACTGCAGAGATTAAATTGGAAGTGGAAGTGAAGGTGGTGGGAGAGGAAGCTAACTCGGACTAGTCTTTCCGCTTCTAAATCTTGATCTAGAAAACTGAATTTAAATTTTTCCAGGCTCAAAGCTACTTTAATTTCTCCGCAGCCTTCACTGCATCCTCTGCAATTTCTTTGTTTTTGCTTTTCCTCAAACTGGCGAGGGTTGTTTTTGTCGTTCCATCCACCTCGATTTTTCCTTCATAAAGCAAAATACCCCTTAACACGTTCAGCGACTGCTCGGGTTCTAATATTGTTGTTTTGCTGAGGTAAGCGATGGGGGCTATATTATAGGGTTTGCATTCCGCATGTATTTCATCCGAAATAAGGCGGGCGTGGCCTGTCCCGCCTGTATCTACTTCCTTGGTATAGAAGTTGTACTCAATGGTTCCGCCTACTTTCAGTTGTTTGGCATCCCCCGAACTGAGTTCAACTTTTATGGGGATTCCATTTTTATAATGATCGAGTGTGATGTAATGATGGGGATTATTTAAAACCTCAATGGGCAAAATACTAATGTTGTATTCCTTTCCTTTGCCTTCCACTTTTTCAAAAGACTGAACACTTCCCCGGACAAAAAAATTGGGATTTTTGACCTCGTAACCTATAGGGTAATCGGAAGTCCATCCAAGCAACTTCTTCTCACGGGGGCCAAATTTAGTGCTGGCCTTTCCCTGAACAGCATGTTTTTTTTTCGCTGCCCAAACGGAGGGGCTGAGTGGGCTAACGAGAACCAGGTTCAATCCTAAAAGTAACGCTAAATATTTAAATTTCACAATATTTACTCCTAATAAATTACCAAATATGAATGTAGAACCAAGGGGTCCGCTAACAAATTTTACCTGCCCCCGCAATAGGGCATTTGAAAAAAAGTACAAAAAAATACATTTTTCACGAAACATTTTACAAAAGGCCTGCAGATCGAAAGATTTGTGGGCCTTTTTATTGCCGTGTGTCATTCGGAGTGGTAGCTAAGAATCTAATTGCATGCACTCGATTGCACCTGGGGATGACAACAAATGAATCTTCGCCAAAAAATCTACACCATTTCTGAGCTCAACTCTCAAATTAAACAAATTTTAGAAAACACCTTTCCCTCCATTTGGATTTCAGGAGAAATTTCCAATTTCAAGGCCCATAGTTCGGGGCATTACTATTTTTCCCTCAAGGATGGACATGCGCAAATTTCTGCAGTTATGTTTAAAGGCTCTAACCGCTTCCTAAAATTTCAATTAGAAGATGGACTGGAAGTGATTGCGAATGGTCGGGTGACTGTCTATGAACCTCGAGGCTCTTACCAAATCGTTTTGGAATACCTAGAGCCCAAGGGCTTGGGTGCTCTGCAGCTGGCTTTCGAGCAACTGAAAAAAAAATTAGAAGCAGAAGGTTTGTTTGAGCTCACCCGTAAAAAAGCCCTACCTTTATTGCCACAAAAAATTGGAATCATTACTTCTCCAACGGGTGCGGCCATTCGCGACTTGCTGCAAATCCTTCAGCGTCGATATCCCAATATTGAGGTGTTGCTGATCCCGGTTCAGGTGCAAGGTGAAAAAGCGGCCCCAGAAATTGCAGCGGCCATGGCTGAAATGAATACTTTTGAGGATGTCGATGTCCTAATTGTGGGCCGAGGTGGAGGTTCTCTGGAAGATTTGTGGGCCTTTAATACCGAACTTGTTGCTCGTGCAATTGCCGCTTCGCGTATTCCCATTATTTCCGCAGTAGGACACGAAATCGACGTCACGATTTCCGATTTTGTGGCGGATCTACGAGCGCCTACCCCCTCGGCGGCGGCAGAACTGGTTGTCCCTCGGAAGGAAGACCTGCGTTCTCTCGTTGCTCAATTTCAAGTGGATCTGTACAAAAACTGCCTACGATTTATAAAGAATTATCAGGAAAAATTAAACTTTTTGAAGAGCCACCTCAGGCATCCTCAAAAACGGCTGGAAGAACTTTTTCAACGCCTGGATGAGCTTCAAGAAAGATTGAATCTAGCACAAAAAAAATCCTTCGAAAAATACCACTTGGCTGTTTGTAATCTTCAGCAAATGTTGCAGATGCTTTCTCCCTTAGCAATTTTGAAGCGCGGGTATGCGATTGTTTATCAGCAACAAAATCAAGTTTGGATTCCGCTAAAAACCAAAGTTCATGTTCAGGTGGGGGAACTTTTGAAGATTCGGCTGAGTGAGGAGGAGTTGGAAACAAAGGTAACTGCTAGAGGGCAGCTCTAAAAACTACTGCGCGTCCAGGGTGCTTCGTTAATCTTTTCTTCGCTTTTTAATGTTTCTTGTTTTAGAGAAAAAATAAATTTTGCTTGTCATATTGTTGCCCTCGTAGCTCAGTGGATAGAGTCCCCGCCTCCGAAGCGGGTTGCGCAGGTTCGATTCCTGCCGAGGGCGTGAGGGAGTTACCAGTTATCAGTTTGGAAATAGCGAACACAGTGAGCGAGAGGGGGAGGCTCCAGCGGCTCAGCCGATGGAGGGGGCGACGCGAGCCCCCTGTGATAAACTCCCCGCCTCCGAAGCGGGTTGCGCAGGTTCGATTCCTGCCGAGGGCATGCTTAATAAGTAAGCATTGCATAAAAAAAAACCACCCTCGAAATGAGACTCAATACGTAAATCTTAATTATTTTAAGGAAATCCGCATGAATTGCAGTGGCATAAGCC from the Deltaproteobacteria bacterium genome contains:
- the xseA gene encoding exodeoxyribonuclease VII large subunit — translated: MNLRQKIYTISELNSQIKQILENTFPSIWISGEISNFKAHSSGHYYFSLKDGHAQISAVMFKGSNRFLKFQLEDGLEVIANGRVTVYEPRGSYQIVLEYLEPKGLGALQLAFEQLKKKLEAEGLFELTRKKALPLLPQKIGIITSPTGAAIRDLLQILQRRYPNIEVLLIPVQVQGEKAAPEIAAAMAEMNTFEDVDVLIVGRGGGSLEDLWAFNTELVARAIAASRIPIISAVGHEIDVTISDFVADLRAPTPSAAAELVVPRKEDLRSLVAQFQVDLYKNCLRFIKNYQEKLNFLKSHLRHPQKRLEELFQRLDELQERLNLAQKKSFEKYHLAVCNLQQMLQMLSPLAILKRGYAIVYQQQNQVWIPLKTKVHVQVGELLKIRLSEEELETKVTARGQL